AGCCAGGCGGTCAGCAGCTCGAGGCGCTCGGAAGCGGTGTTGCCGGTGGAAGCGGAGGCGGGCGCGGAACTCGGCGTCATGAAAATCGGGGCTGAAAACGGGATAAAGAACGTCTTGCCATATAATACCCCACGACTTTTTTGACGCGGCTCGCGCCAGCCTTCGCATAACTCGTTTGACCGCCCGCCTCACCGCTGGAATAGATCGAACAATTTGCGCAACGCACTCCATCGGTCACCGGAGTCGCTCGTGCAGGCGGTAACTGTGACTGCATGAGCTGTGGTGGGGCCGATTCGCCAAACGAATACATGCCGCCTAGAAAGCTTTTCCCTTACCCATCTTCTTGCGACGGCTTGCCGCGCACAAGGCGGCTCGTCGCGGCACTCGTTGCCGTGCCCGGTCTCTTTCCTGCGCTTTCGCACGCCCAGCTCGTGGGTGAAGCGGCGCAGGCGCAGCCGCTCGAGAACTCGCCGTGGGACCTGCGGCTCGCCCCGCAGCTCGAGGACCATACCGTGCCGACCGGCCAGCGCGCCGCGACCTTCGTGCTCGGCGACGCGACCACCGGCACCGCCGATCGCGACATGGCGGCGAAAGGTTCGGCCGAAGTGCGTCAGGCCACCTCGGTCATCAAGGCAGACGCGCTGCATTACGATCAGGATACCGACATGGCCGACGCGTACGGCCATGTGCGCATCTCCGGCAATGGCGCGCTGTTCGTCGGGCCCGAAGCGCACCTGAAAGTCGAGTCGAATGAAGGTTTCATGACCGCGGCGAAGTATCACTTCTCGATGACGGGCGGTTCGGGCAGCGCGGAACGCGTCGATCTGCTCGATAACGAGCGCTCGGTGTTTTCGCACGCCACGTATACGGCCTGCCAGTGCGAGAGCGACCCGGCGTGGTACATCAAGGGCAGCGAGTTCGATTTCGACACCGGCGCCGACGAAGGCGTCGCGCACAACGGCGTGCTGTTCTTCCAGGGCGTGCCGATCTTCGCGAGCCCGTGGATGTCGTTCCCGTTGTCGGGCGATCGCAGGAGCGGCCTGCTGCCGCCGACGTTCTCGGTCAGTTCGAACAACGGCTTCGAGCTGGCGCTGCCGTACTACTTCAATATCGCGCCGAACCGCGACCTGACCATCACGCCGCGGATCATCTCGCGGCGCGGCGTGCTGACCGACGTCAACTACCGGTACCTGTCGCCCACGTATAGCGGGTCGTTTACAGGCCAGTTCCTGCCCGACGACGCGATCACGAAGACGAACCGCTACGCGCTGTACATCCAGCACAACCAGAACTTCGGCAACGGGTTCGGCGGCTACGTCTACTACAACAAGGTATCGGACAACACATACCCGGAGGATCTGGCGTCGTCGACGAGCCAGTTCCTCAACGGCACGCAGCTGCTGTATCAGCAGGAAGCCGGCCTCACGTACAACAACGGTCCGTGGTCCGTGCTCGCGCGCGAACAGCACTGGCAGACGCTCCAGGGCTCGATTCCGCCGTACGGCCGCGAGCCGGAACTGCGCGTGACGTACTCGAAGTACAACGTAGGCGGCTTCGATTACGGCGCGACGGCCGACTACTCGCGCTTCCGCATCACGGCCGACAACATGACCGAGGGCGACCGCGTCGTCTTCGATCCGTACCTCGCGTACTCGGTGGTCGGCCCCGGCTACTTCGTCACGCCGAAGGTGCAATGGCACTTCGCGTCGTACAACCTTAGCAATCTCGGCACGAATTCGGTCGCGGGGCAGCCGAAGAACTTCACCGAATCGATTCCGACGTTCTCGTTCGACACGGGGCTCGTCTTCGACCGGTCGGTGCGCATCTTCGGCACGGACTATATCCAGACGCTCGAGCCGCGGCTGTATTACGTCTACACGCCGTTTCGCAATCAGAACGACGCGCCGCTGTTCGACACCGCCGATTCGGACTTCGGCCTTGCCGAAATTTTCCAGCCGAACACGTTTGTCGGCGAAGACCGTATCGCCGACGCGAACCGCATAACGGCCGCGCTGACGACGCGTTTCATCAACGCGGCGACCGGCGACGAGCGCGCGCGCTTCGTGATCGCGCAGCAGTACTACTTCACGGACCAGCGCGTCACGCTGCTGCCGGGCCAGTCGGAAACGACGGCACGCCATTCGGATCTGATCGCCGGCGCGTCGTTCAAGCTCGGCTATGGTTTCGCCCAGGAAACGGCGTTCCAATATAATGCCGACAACAATCAGCTGGTGAAGTCGAGCATCGGTTTCGGGTTCAGTCCCGAAACGGGCAAGGTCATCAACCTCGGTTATCGTTACACGCGCGCGAACACGACGCTCGAGAACCAGCCGATCAACCAGATCCTGATCTCAGGGCAATGGCCGCTGACGCACCGCGTGTTCGCGGTGGGCCGCGTCAATTACGACTTGCAAGGCCACCGGCTCGTCGACGGCCTGCTCGGCATGCAGTACGACGCCGATTGCTGGACGCTTGGCGTCGGTGTGCAGAAGTACGCGAACGGGGTCAACACGCAAGGCCTGGCAACTTCCGCGACGCGTTTTCTCGCGCAGTTGACGTTGAAGGGCCTGTCGTCCGTCGACAACGGCCTCGTAACCGCGTTCCGTTCGAGCGTCGCCGGCTATTCGCCGCCGCCGCCGCCACCGCCGCCCGAATCGCGGTTCAACAATTTTGAATGACCGGTTGTGCGCGCTTATAAAATACGACGATACGGGTGGTCATGTCATGGGCGGAGAATGCCCGCGGCACCCAGGCCCGACATCATTTGGAGTATCTGTGGGAATCATGAAAAAGCTTCGTTCGGCATCGTTCGCGACCGGGTTCGCGGCTGCCGTGTTCTTTATGCTCGCGGGGCCCGCGCACGCGCAGGCGCTCGATAACGGCAGCGGCCAGACCGTCGATACGATTGCTGCCGTGGTCAACAATGGCGTGATTACGCAGCGCGAACTCGACGAGCGCATCGGTCTCATCACGCGCCGTCTGAACCAGCAACACGCGCCGATTCCGCCCGCGGATCAGCTGCGCCAGCAGGTGCTGAACCAGATGGTGCTCGAACGCATCCAGCTGCAGAAGGCGCGCGAGGACAACATTACTGTCGACGACGCCACCGTGCAGCGCACGCTCGAGCGTCTCGCGCAGGCGAACAACATGACGCTCGCGGTGTACCGCGCACGCATCGAGGCCGAAGGCGTGCCCTGGACGACGTTCAGCGGCGACGCGAAGACCGAGTTGATCCTGCAGCGGCTGCGCGAGAAGGAAGTGGACAGCAAGGTCACCGTTTCGGACGCCGAAGTCGCGAACTACATTGCCAGCCAGCGCGGACCGAGCGCGGGCAGCACGAGCGATCTGCGCTTCGAGCACATCTTCCTGAAGGCGCCGCTCAATGCGCCGCAAACCGATATCGAGGCCGCGCAGAAGAAGGCTGACGATCTGCTGAAGCAGGCCATGAGCGGCAGCGGCAATGATTTCGAAAAGCTTGCAAAGTCGAACTCGCAGGCACCGGACGCGAGCAAGGGCGGCGACATGGGCTTTTTGCAGCCGTCGAAGCTGCCGCCCGAATTCGTCACGGCGGCATCGACGCTGCGTGCGGGCCAGGTCAACCCGTCGGTGATTCGCACCAACGACGGCTTCGAAATCGTGCGCCTCGTCGACCGCCGTTCCGGCGGGCAGACCGTGAGCGGCGATTCGGCACGGCTCGTGCAAACGCATGTGCGGCACATCCTGCTGCGCGTCGGCGACGGGCAGTCGGAACCGCAGGCACGCGAGAAGCTGCTCGAGATCAAGAAGGAAATCCAGGACGGCGGCGACTTCGACAAATTTGCCCGGACCTATTCGCAGGACGGCTCGGCGTCGCAAGGCGGCGACCTCGGCTGGGTGAGCCCCGGCGAGACGGTGCCTGAATTCGAGCGCGCGATGAACAACCTGCAGGACGGCCAGATCAGCGATCCGGTGCGCACGGAATACGGCTATCACCTGATCCAGGTGCTGGGCCGCCGCGAAGCGGAAGGCTCGGTCGCGCAGCAGATGGACCTTGCGCGCCAGGCGATCGGCCAACGCAAGGCGGAGCAGGCTTACGCGGACTGGCTGCGCGAACTGCGCGACACGGCGTACGTCGACTACAAGACCGCGCCTGGCAACTCATTGCAATAATCCGTCGAAGCAACGCGTGCTATTACCGAAGCCATGACGACCGACACCTCGCCTGCTGCATCCTCACTGCCGCGGTCCGGGTCGCTGAACATCGCGATCACGACTGGCGAGCCGGCAGGCGTGGGTCCTGAATTGACTGCGCAGGCGCTCGCGGCAGCGGGCGCGCACTGGCCCGATGCGCACTTCACGGTGCTCGGCGACGCGGCGCTGCTTGCCGGGCGCGCGCAGGCGGTCGGCATCGACTGGAATGCGTTGCAGGGGCGGCGCATCGAGGTCTTGCACCACGCGCTCGGTGCGCCGTCGCGGGCCGGCAAGCTCGATGCGGCGAACGGCCGCTATGTGCTCGCGCTGCTCGACACCGCAATCGATGGCGCCGTGGCCGGCAAGTTCGATGCGATCGTCACCGCGCCGCTGCAAAAGAGCACGATCAACGATGCCGGTGTGCCGTTCACGGGTCACACTGAATACCTGGCCGAACGCACGCATACGCCGCACGTCGTGATGATGCTCGCGGGCACCGGCCAGCGTCCGCTGCGCGTCGCGCTTGCGACGACGCATCTGCCGTTGAAGGATGTTGCGGCGGCGCTCACCGTCGACGGCATCGTCGACACGCTGCGTATCATCGGTCACGACTTGCGCCATCATTTCGGCTTGCCCGCGCCGCGCATTCTCGTCACCGGGCTCAATCCGCATGCGGGCGAAAACGGCTACCTGGGCCGCGAGGAAATCGACGTGATCGCGCCGGCGCTCGAGCGGGCGAACGCGCTCGGTATCGACGCGCGCGGCCCGTATCCGGCCGATACGCTGTTCCAGCCGCGCTATCTGACCGAGGCCGACTGCGTGCTCGCGATGTACCACGATCAGGGTCTGCCCGTTCTGAAGTACGCGACGTTCGGCGAAGGCATCAACGTGACGCTCGGTCTGCCGATCGTGCGCACGTCCGTCGATCACGGCACCGCGCTCGATCTGGCCGGCACTGGCCGCGCCGATGCAGGCAGCCTGATCGCCGCGATCGATACCGCGGTGTCGATGGCGCGCCATCGGCGCGGCGCCTGATTTTCCAGCCGCCCCTTTTTTCTATTCCGATTTCGATGTCATCGACGAGACCGCACCCCAGCCGGCAACATCAGGGCCATTTCGCGCGCAAGCGGTTCGGGCAAAACTTTCTCGTCGATCCCGGCATCATCGATTCGATCGTCGATCTGATTCGCCCGCAGCGCGGCGAGCGGATGGTCGAAATCGGCCCGGGCCTCGGCGCATTGACCGAGCCGCTGATCGAACGGCTCGCGACGCCCGAATCGCCGTTGCATGCGGTCGAGCTCGACCGCGATCTGATCGCGCGGCTCAAGGAAAAATTCGGCGACCGCCTTCAGTTGCACGAGGGCGATGCGCTGGCATTCGACTTCAGCACGCTCGCCGCGGCCGATACGCAAGCCGGCGCGGCAAGCGATGCACGCGAACGCAAGCCGTCGCTGCGCATTGTCGGCAATCTGCCGTACAACATCTCGAGTCCGCTGCTGTTTCATCTCACGGCGTTCGCACGCGACGTGATCGACCAGCATTTCATGCTGCAGGACGAAGTGGTCGAGCGCATGGTGGCCGAGCCGGGCAGCAAGGCATTTGGCCGCCTGTCGGTGATGCTGCAATACCGGTATGTGATCGACAAGCTGCTCGATGTGCCGCCCGAGTCGTTTCAGCCTCCGCCGAAAGTCGATTCGGCGATCGTGCGGATGATCCCCTACGCACCGCACGAACTGCCCGACGTCGATGAAACGACGCTCGGCGAAGTCGTGACGGCGGCGTTCTCTCAACGGCGCAAGATGTTGCGCAATACGTTGTCCGCGTATCGCGACGCGGTCGATTTCGAGGCGCTCGGTTTCGATCTCGCACGGCGTGCCGAAGACGTGCCGGTCGACGAGTACGTGCGCGTCGCTCAGGCAGTATCGGCTTCGCGCGGTTAAGCGAATTCGCCTCGTCGTTCATCTTTTTATCCTGTCTGCGTTGCACTCGAAAGTAAGTTGACGTTGATGTTTTTCGGACTGGTCCTATAAGGGCGCGAGTCCATGCGTTTCTATACTTCAGCGCGTTCGCTCAATTTATTTAGGATAAGAAAATGAATAGAACCCGCCGATCTATACGGAATGCGGTGACACCGATTCGCACTGCCGTGTGCGAAAACTTCGACAGTTGGCTGCGCCAACCCGCGAGGCGCGCAGGCGTCGCGACCGGCGTCGCCGCAATCGCGCTGGGAACCGCGGGCCTGACTGCCGCGAGCCTCTCGTTCGCCAGCGCGATTACGATCAACGACACCGACAAGGCAACGGGGCAGAGCTGCACGACAACGAATGCCGGCAGCGGCACATGGTCGGTCGTCGGTGGCTGCTTCGCGAATGCCGGAGTGAAGGATGCGCCGCATAATCTGGCCGAGACCGTGGTCGGCTCGTATGGCTATGTGCCGGCCAACGTGAGTTTTGCGACGGGCTTCGGCTTCAGCACGCAGAACTACGCGTATTTCGGCAGTGCGGTCGGCGCGGCCGCGTATGTCGCGAGCGGCGCGCGCAACAGCGTCGCGCTCGGCACCGGCTCGGTCGCAACGGAAGCGAACACGGTGTCGCTCGGCCGTGTCGGCGACAATCCGCTGAAAGGCACCTATGGCGACAGCGGCGACGGCAATACGTCGGACACGGCCTTGCTGAACCAGAATCTGACCGGCACGCTGACCCGGCGGCTCACCAATATGTCCGCCGGCATCAACGATACCGACGCGGTCAACGTCGGCCAGCTGAAGGCGGCCGGCATGAGCGTCGATACATCGGGCAATCCGACCAACGCGTTCGTTGCCTATGACGACCTGACCCGCGGCAAGGTGACGCTCGCGGGAGGCACGAACGGCACGACGATCACGAATGTGACGGCAGGCGCGGTCAACCCCGGCAGCAAGGACGCGATCAACGGCGCGCAGCTCTACGGTTCCGCAAGCAGCATTGCAGCGGCGCTCGGCGGCGGCTCGATGGTCGTGTCGGACGGCAGCATCACGATGCCGCGCTACACGGTCGGCGGCGATACGGTCGTCGGGGTCGGCGGTGCCGTCGATGCGCTCGATCAGCGGATCACGGACGCATCGGCGGCGGCTGCCGATATTTCGACGAAGCTCAAATACGTCAAGTTCGGCGACACGACCGCGCAGGATGCGAATGCGTCCGGCGACAATGCGGTCGCGATCGGCGGATACGCGCAGGCGACCGGCGACAACGCGCTGGCTATCGGCGCGAACGCGCGCGCGACAGCGGTCAATGCGATCGCGATCGGCGCGGGATCATCGGCGAATCAGGCCAACACGTTCGCGGTCGGCTCGAATACGGCGAAGCGCCGGATCGTCAACGTGGCGGACGCGGTGAACTATAGCGACGCGGTGACGCTGGGCCAGATGAACGCGGCGATCGCCGCGGCGCTGCCCGGCCCGACCAGCGCAGGCGGCAACGATGGATTGCTGCGCGGCACGGCGCTCAAGGCCGGCGTCGATGTTGCGGCGCAAGTCGATACGGCGGACATCATCGCGTACGACAGCTCGGCTCACGACCATGTCACGCTCGGCGGAGCAGGCACGGCGTCGCGCGTCTCGCTATCGAATCTGCAGGATGCGCAATTGAGCGCAACGAGCACCGAGGCGGTTACCGGTGCGCAGTTGTACGCGACGAACGAGCAGCTCGCCATGCTCGGCCAGGCGGTGCAGAACTACGATGCAAACGGCTCGACCGTGATTGCGTCGAGCACGGTCAGCGGACCGGCTGCTGCGAGCGGTTCGAATTCGTTCGCGGCGGGCGGCGGCGCGAGCGCGACCGGCAACGATTCGAGCGCGCTCGGCGACCGTGCGCAGGCATCGGGTGCGGCTTCGGTCGCGCTCGGCTCGCAGGCGAATGCGGCGGCGAACAATTCGGTCGCGCTGGGCGCGAACGCGGTGGCGAACCGCGAGGACACCGTATCGGTCGGCGCGGCGGGCAGCGAACGGCAAGTCGTCAACGTCGCGGCGGGCGTGCAGGGCACCGATGCGGTGAACGTCAATCAACTGAACGCCGCGGTCGCGAATACGAACCAGCAGATCGCCGGTTTGCAAGGGCAGATCCACGACGTCGCGAAAGGCGCCAACGCGGGCACGGCCGCCGCGATGGCGGTGGCGGGTCTGCCGCAGCCGACGCAGCCGGGCAAGGCGATGGTCGCCGTCGCCGGCGCGCGTTACGGCGGCCAGTCCGGTGCCGCGTTCGGCGCGTCCTATGTGACGCAGAACAACCGCTTCGTCGTGAAGCTGTCGGGCAATACGAGCACCAACGGCAACGTCGGTGTGGTGGCGGGCGCGGGCTTCCAGTGGTGATCGCCGCGTCGCGCGCGGCTCGCTCCAGTTGACGCGAAGTCGCGCGATTTACATTTTTCGCACATTCCCCCTTCTGTCAGGCATCATGCTGCGGACTCCATAGTCTGCTTTGACGTTTCTGAGCCGTTCGTAACCGGTTCAGGCCGCATGCGCGCGTTCCGACCGACGCGCCAGCGCCATACAAGGAGACGGCATGGTGAAGGCCCGAAGGGGGAGACATCTCGTCGTGCTCGTGCCGTCCGCCGCACGGCTGGCGCTTGCCTTACTTGCGTGCGCGTGCGCGTTTTCGGCGCCGCCGTCGCACGCGCAATCGAGCGTCACGCTATACGGCATCGTCGACGAAAGCGTCCGCTATATGACGCATACGAACAAGGCCGGCGATTCGACAATCGGCCTCGGCAACGGGGGCGTGAGCGAGAGCCGCTGGGGGCTGCGCGGCACCGAGGCGCTGGGCGGCGGCTGGTCGGCGTTCTTCCGGCTCGAAAACCGCTTCTACATCAATACCGGGCAAAGCGATACGACGCTGCCTTTCATCAACGAAGCGCAGGTCGGCGTGCAATCGTCTTCGTATGGACGGCTCATCTTCGGGCGGCAGCCCGACGTGTTGATCGAAGGCATCACGATTGGCGGCTACGGCAGCAACCCATGGATCCCTTACAACTTCAGCTTCCAGCCGGAAGTCACGATGTCGGGCGGGATCTGGACCAGCAATCAGGTGCAGTATCAGGCGCGCATGGATGGCGTCATGTTCGCGGCCGCCTATGCGTTCGGCGGCGTCGCGGGGCATGCCTCCTATGGTTCGCAATTCGGCGCGGCGGCAGCCTATGCGCCGACGGGCGGCCCGCTCGATCTGGGCGGCGCCTACGAGCAAACGCGCGACTCGGTGAACGGCAGCACCGCGAAGGCGTGGACCTTCGGCGCTTCGTACCTGTGGGACGGCACGCGGTTTGCGCTCGGTTATATCGTCAATCGCAACGATCCGGGATTCTCGAATTTCGCTAACGGACCGTTTACAGCGCCCGTGCTCGCCGCGCTCAAATACACCGATTTCGCGCGGCGCAGGATGATCTTCGGCGGCATCACGCAGGCGCTCGGCGACGCGTGGCATCTCGCGGTCAATGTCTGGCGCACGCTGCAGGACGGCAAAACTGCCGCACAGGACGGCTCGGCCTGGCAGTATCAGTTCGTCGCCGACTATCACCTTTCGAAGCGCACCGACGTCTATGTCGAAGCGGACTACGCGCTGTATCGCGGCGACCTGATCGGCGCGCAACTGCAGGGGGTCAATGGCGTCGGGCTCGCGCAGAAGGGCACGCAGGTCGGGCTGATGGCGGGCTTGCGGCATCTTTTCTAGCGTGTAAGCGACGAGTCCTTCGCTGAGCGGGCGCGCGGCTTTTTCGGTACATTTACGTCCTCGACATCACGCAATCAGGAGCTCACGATGCGCTTTCTCCACACGATGCTTCGCGTCGGCAATCTCGATCGCTCGATCAAGTTCTACACGGAACTGCTCGGCATGAAAGTGCTGCGCCGCCAGGATTATCCGGACGGCAAATTCACGCTGGCCTTCGTCGGCTACACGGACGAGCGCGATGGCACGGTCATCGAACTGACGCACAATTGGGACACGGAGTCGTAC
The nucleotide sequence above comes from Paraburkholderia sp. SOS3. Encoded proteins:
- the gloA gene encoding lactoylglutathione lyase, whose product is MRFLHTMLRVGNLDRSIKFYTELLGMKVLRRQDYPDGKFTLAFVGYTDERDGTVIELTHNWDTESYDLGSGFGHLAIEVEDAYAACEKIKAQGGTVVREAGPMKHGTTVIAFITDPDGYKIEFIQKKS
- the pdxA gene encoding 4-hydroxythreonine-4-phosphate dehydrogenase PdxA; the protein is MTTDTSPAASSLPRSGSLNIAITTGEPAGVGPELTAQALAAAGAHWPDAHFTVLGDAALLAGRAQAVGIDWNALQGRRIEVLHHALGAPSRAGKLDAANGRYVLALLDTAIDGAVAGKFDAIVTAPLQKSTINDAGVPFTGHTEYLAERTHTPHVVMMLAGTGQRPLRVALATTHLPLKDVAAALTVDGIVDTLRIIGHDLRHHFGLPAPRILVTGLNPHAGENGYLGREEIDVIAPALERANALGIDARGPYPADTLFQPRYLTEADCVLAMYHDQGLPVLKYATFGEGINVTLGLPIVRTSVDHGTALDLAGTGRADAGSLIAAIDTAVSMARHRRGA
- the rsmA gene encoding 16S rRNA (adenine(1518)-N(6)/adenine(1519)-N(6))-dimethyltransferase RsmA; the encoded protein is MSSTRPHPSRQHQGHFARKRFGQNFLVDPGIIDSIVDLIRPQRGERMVEIGPGLGALTEPLIERLATPESPLHAVELDRDLIARLKEKFGDRLQLHEGDALAFDFSTLAAADTQAGAASDARERKPSLRIVGNLPYNISSPLLFHLTAFARDVIDQHFMLQDEVVERMVAEPGSKAFGRLSVMLQYRYVIDKLLDVPPESFQPPPKVDSAIVRMIPYAPHELPDVDETTLGEVVTAAFSQRRKMLRNTLSAYRDAVDFEALGFDLARRAEDVPVDEYVRVAQAVSASRG
- a CDS encoding peptidylprolyl isomerase, whose amino-acid sequence is MGIMKKLRSASFATGFAAAVFFMLAGPAHAQALDNGSGQTVDTIAAVVNNGVITQRELDERIGLITRRLNQQHAPIPPADQLRQQVLNQMVLERIQLQKAREDNITVDDATVQRTLERLAQANNMTLAVYRARIEAEGVPWTTFSGDAKTELILQRLREKEVDSKVTVSDAEVANYIASQRGPSAGSTSDLRFEHIFLKAPLNAPQTDIEAAQKKADDLLKQAMSGSGNDFEKLAKSNSQAPDASKGGDMGFLQPSKLPPEFVTAASTLRAGQVNPSVIRTNDGFEIVRLVDRRSGGQTVSGDSARLVQTHVRHILLRVGDGQSEPQAREKLLEIKKEIQDGGDFDKFARTYSQDGSASQGGDLGWVSPGETVPEFERAMNNLQDGQISDPVRTEYGYHLIQVLGRREAEGSVAQQMDLARQAIGQRKAEQAYADWLRELRDTAYVDYKTAPGNSLQ
- a CDS encoding porin, whose amino-acid sequence is MVKARRGRHLVVLVPSAARLALALLACACAFSAPPSHAQSSVTLYGIVDESVRYMTHTNKAGDSTIGLGNGGVSESRWGLRGTEALGGGWSAFFRLENRFYINTGQSDTTLPFINEAQVGVQSSSYGRLIFGRQPDVLIEGITIGGYGSNPWIPYNFSFQPEVTMSGGIWTSNQVQYQARMDGVMFAAAYAFGGVAGHASYGSQFGAAAAYAPTGGPLDLGGAYEQTRDSVNGSTAKAWTFGASYLWDGTRFALGYIVNRNDPGFSNFANGPFTAPVLAALKYTDFARRRMIFGGITQALGDAWHLAVNVWRTLQDGKTAAQDGSAWQYQFVADYHLSKRTDVYVEADYALYRGDLIGAQLQGVNGVGLAQKGTQVGLMAGLRHLF
- a CDS encoding LPS-assembly protein LptD, giving the protein MPPRKLFPYPSSCDGLPRTRRLVAALVAVPGLFPALSHAQLVGEAAQAQPLENSPWDLRLAPQLEDHTVPTGQRAATFVLGDATTGTADRDMAAKGSAEVRQATSVIKADALHYDQDTDMADAYGHVRISGNGALFVGPEAHLKVESNEGFMTAAKYHFSMTGGSGSAERVDLLDNERSVFSHATYTACQCESDPAWYIKGSEFDFDTGADEGVAHNGVLFFQGVPIFASPWMSFPLSGDRRSGLLPPTFSVSSNNGFELALPYYFNIAPNRDLTITPRIISRRGVLTDVNYRYLSPTYSGSFTGQFLPDDAITKTNRYALYIQHNQNFGNGFGGYVYYNKVSDNTYPEDLASSTSQFLNGTQLLYQQEAGLTYNNGPWSVLAREQHWQTLQGSIPPYGREPELRVTYSKYNVGGFDYGATADYSRFRITADNMTEGDRVVFDPYLAYSVVGPGYFVTPKVQWHFASYNLSNLGTNSVAGQPKNFTESIPTFSFDTGLVFDRSVRIFGTDYIQTLEPRLYYVYTPFRNQNDAPLFDTADSDFGLAEIFQPNTFVGEDRIADANRITAALTTRFINAATGDERARFVIAQQYYFTDQRVTLLPGQSETTARHSDLIAGASFKLGYGFAQETAFQYNADNNQLVKSSIGFGFSPETGKVINLGYRYTRANTTLENQPINQILISGQWPLTHRVFAVGRVNYDLQGHRLVDGLLGMQYDADCWTLGVGVQKYANGVNTQGLATSATRFLAQLTLKGLSSVDNGLVTAFRSSVAGYSPPPPPPPPESRFNNFE
- a CDS encoding YadA family autotransporter adhesin — encoded protein: MTPIRTAVCENFDSWLRQPARRAGVATGVAAIALGTAGLTAASLSFASAITINDTDKATGQSCTTTNAGSGTWSVVGGCFANAGVKDAPHNLAETVVGSYGYVPANVSFATGFGFSTQNYAYFGSAVGAAAYVASGARNSVALGTGSVATEANTVSLGRVGDNPLKGTYGDSGDGNTSDTALLNQNLTGTLTRRLTNMSAGINDTDAVNVGQLKAAGMSVDTSGNPTNAFVAYDDLTRGKVTLAGGTNGTTITNVTAGAVNPGSKDAINGAQLYGSASSIAAALGGGSMVVSDGSITMPRYTVGGDTVVGVGGAVDALDQRITDASAAAADISTKLKYVKFGDTTAQDANASGDNAVAIGGYAQATGDNALAIGANARATAVNAIAIGAGSSANQANTFAVGSNTAKRRIVNVADAVNYSDAVTLGQMNAAIAAALPGPTSAGGNDGLLRGTALKAGVDVAAQVDTADIIAYDSSAHDHVTLGGAGTASRVSLSNLQDAQLSATSTEAVTGAQLYATNEQLAMLGQAVQNYDANGSTVIASSTVSGPAAASGSNSFAAGGGASATGNDSSALGDRAQASGAASVALGSQANAAANNSVALGANAVANREDTVSVGAAGSERQVVNVAAGVQGTDAVNVNQLNAAVANTNQQIAGLQGQIHDVAKGANAGTAAAMAVAGLPQPTQPGKAMVAVAGARYGGQSGAAFGASYVTQNNRFVVKLSGNTSTNGNVGVVAGAGFQW